A genomic stretch from Enterobacter oligotrophicus includes:
- a CDS encoding DMT family transporter, giving the protein MNQSLTLAFLVAAGIGLVVQNTLMVRITQSSSTILIAMLLNSLVGIVLFVSILLIKQGTAGVSELVSTVRWWTLIPGLLGSFFVFASISGYQNVGAATTIAVLVASQLIGGLVIDVLKSNGIPLRALVGPVCGAVMLVVGAWLVARRQF; this is encoded by the coding sequence ATGAATCAGTCATTAACGCTGGCTTTTCTGGTCGCCGCAGGTATTGGCCTGGTCGTGCAAAACACACTGATGGTGCGTATCACCCAGTCCTCTTCGACCATTCTTATCGCCATGCTCCTGAATTCGCTGGTTGGTATTGTCCTGTTTGTCAGCATACTGCTGATTAAGCAGGGTACTGCGGGAGTCAGCGAACTGGTCTCGACGGTACGCTGGTGGACGTTGATCCCCGGCCTGTTGGGGTCGTTTTTCGTTTTCGCCAGTATTAGCGGTTATCAGAATGTAGGAGCGGCAACGACAATTGCCGTACTGGTGGCAAGCCAGCTAATTGGCGGGCTGGTGATAGACGTGTTGAAAAGCAACGGCATCCCTCTGCGCGCGCTGGTTGGGCCGGTGTGCGGCGCAGTGATGCTGGTGGTGGGTGCCTGGCTGGTCGCAAGACGCCAGTTTTAA
- a CDS encoding NADP-dependent oxidoreductase, whose product MSQSVAQNRRWVLASRPQGAPVAENFRFEEQPIPAPAEGQVLLRTVWLSLDPYMRGRMSDAPSYSPPVEINAVMVGGTVSRVEKSRHPDYKEGEWVLGYSGWQTYELSDGKGLVKLGENPSHPSWSLGILGMPGFTAYMGLLDIGQPKAGETLVVAAATGPVGATVGQIGKIKGCRVIGVAGGAEKCRHAVEVLGFDQCLDHHAADFAQQLAKACPQGIDVYYENVGGKVFDAVLPLLNTSARVPVCGLVSGYNATGLPDGPDRLPLLMATILKKRIRMQGFIIGQDYGHRISEFQEQMGRWVQEGKIHYREQVTDGLENAPQALIGLLEGKNFGKVVIRVATDN is encoded by the coding sequence ATGAGTCAATCTGTAGCGCAAAATCGTCGCTGGGTGCTGGCCTCACGCCCACAGGGTGCGCCAGTGGCAGAAAATTTCCGCTTTGAAGAACAGCCGATCCCCGCGCCCGCAGAGGGACAGGTGCTGTTACGCACGGTGTGGCTGTCGCTGGACCCGTACATGCGTGGCCGAATGAGCGATGCGCCATCCTACTCACCGCCGGTTGAGATTAACGCGGTGATGGTGGGCGGGACGGTCAGCCGTGTCGAAAAATCACGTCACCCTGATTATAAAGAGGGGGAATGGGTGCTTGGCTACAGCGGCTGGCAGACATACGAACTGTCTGACGGTAAAGGGCTGGTGAAGCTGGGCGAAAATCCGTCTCACCCTTCGTGGTCGCTGGGCATTCTGGGAATGCCGGGCTTTACGGCCTATATGGGGCTGCTGGATATCGGGCAACCGAAAGCCGGTGAGACGCTGGTTGTCGCGGCGGCGACCGGGCCGGTTGGGGCAACGGTGGGGCAAATCGGCAAAATTAAAGGCTGTCGGGTCATTGGCGTTGCCGGTGGCGCAGAAAAATGCCGCCATGCGGTTGAGGTACTGGGATTTGACCAGTGTCTGGATCACCATGCGGCTGATTTCGCACAACAGCTGGCGAAAGCCTGTCCGCAAGGTATTGATGTGTATTATGAAAACGTCGGCGGGAAAGTGTTTGATGCCGTGTTGCCGTTACTGAACACCTCCGCGCGCGTGCCGGTGTGTGGCCTGGTCAGTGGCTACAACGCGACGGGGCTACCGGATGGCCCGGACCGTTTACCGCTGTTGATGGCGACAATCCTGAAGAAACGTATCCGGATGCAAGGTTTTATTATCGGGCAGGACTACGGCCACAGAATCAGTGAGTTTCAGGAGCAAATGGGCCGTTGGGTACAGGAGGGCAAAATCCATTATCGTGAGCAGGTTACGGATGGGCTGGAAAATGCGCCACAGGCACTCATCGGGCTGCTGGAAGGGAAAAATTTTGGCAAAGTGGTGATACGCGTCGCGACAGATAACTGA
- a CDS encoding ABC transporter substrate-binding protein: MSTGKTLLALALSALIPAGAAWAANTDTIIYCSEASPESFNPQIASSGPSFVASSQVLYNRLINFDPVKNTPVPSLAESWTISPDGKTYTFTLRKGVKFNSNKYFKPTRDFNADDVIFSVMRQKDPKHPYHNVSQGNYEYFNDVGLDKLIQDVKKVDDYHVQFTLSEPNAAFLADWGMDFASILSAEYADAMLKKGTPENVDTWPIGTGPYVLQQYKVDSLIRYVANPNYWDGAVPTKHLIFSITPNVETRLAKLQTNECQIIPAPSPVQFDVIKNNKDLTLHSVDALNVGYLAFNTEKKPFDNVLVRQALNYATDKKAIVNAVFMGSGTVAKSPIPPNMLGFNKALKDYSYDPEKAKALLKQAGLENGAEVTLWSMPVQRPYNPNSRRIAEMIQSDWAKVGVKAKIVSYEWGEYLSGMRKGEHDSALFGWMSDNGDPDNFADVLLGCNSIKTGSNAARWCDKGYDELVQKAKLTSNPADRAKLYSQAQEIFYQQAPWIALANGKTFYATRSNVTGYSVSLMGSDFSKTKLN; this comes from the coding sequence ATGTCTACAGGGAAAACGCTGCTCGCCCTCGCGCTGAGCGCTCTTATACCGGCAGGTGCTGCATGGGCGGCAAATACTGACACCATTATTTACTGCTCGGAGGCTTCACCCGAGTCGTTTAACCCACAAATTGCCAGCTCCGGCCCGTCTTTTGTCGCCAGTTCTCAGGTGCTTTATAACCGCCTGATCAATTTTGACCCGGTGAAAAATACGCCGGTTCCATCGCTGGCGGAATCATGGACGATTTCACCAGACGGCAAGACCTATACTTTCACGCTGCGTAAAGGCGTGAAGTTCAACAGCAATAAATACTTCAAGCCGACCCGTGATTTTAATGCCGACGATGTGATTTTTTCCGTCATGCGTCAGAAAGACCCTAAGCACCCGTATCACAATGTCTCGCAGGGTAATTACGAATACTTTAACGACGTGGGGCTGGATAAGCTGATTCAGGATGTCAAAAAGGTCGATGATTATCATGTCCAGTTCACCCTGAGCGAACCTAATGCGGCGTTCCTGGCTGACTGGGGCATGGACTTTGCGTCAATTCTTTCAGCGGAATACGCAGATGCAATGCTGAAAAAGGGAACGCCAGAAAACGTCGATACCTGGCCGATCGGTACGGGACCGTATGTGCTGCAGCAGTATAAAGTGGACTCACTGATCCGCTACGTCGCTAACCCAAACTACTGGGATGGCGCAGTGCCGACCAAACACCTGATCTTCTCCATTACGCCGAATGTGGAAACCCGTCTGGCGAAGCTGCAGACCAACGAATGCCAGATCATTCCTGCGCCGTCGCCGGTGCAGTTTGATGTGATTAAGAACAACAAAGACCTGACGCTGCACTCTGTCGATGCCCTGAACGTGGGGTATCTGGCGTTTAACACCGAGAAAAAACCGTTTGATAACGTGCTGGTGCGCCAGGCATTGAACTATGCCACGGATAAAAAAGCCATCGTAAATGCGGTCTTTATGGGCTCCGGTACGGTGGCGAAATCACCGATTCCGCCTAATATGCTCGGTTTCAACAAAGCGCTGAAGGATTACAGCTACGATCCTGAAAAAGCCAAAGCGCTGCTAAAACAGGCCGGGCTGGAAAACGGCGCGGAAGTGACGTTGTGGTCGATGCCGGTGCAGCGTCCGTATAACCCGAACTCACGTCGTATCGCGGAGATGATCCAGAGCGACTGGGCGAAAGTGGGCGTGAAGGCGAAGATTGTCTCTTACGAGTGGGGCGAATACCTCTCCGGTATGCGTAAAGGCGAGCATGACTCGGCGCTGTTTGGCTGGATGTCTGACAACGGTGACCCGGATAACTTTGCCGATGTGCTGCTGGGCTGCAACAGCATCAAAACCGGCTCAAATGCCGCGCGCTGGTGCGATAAGGGTTATGATGAGCTGGTGCAAAAAGCTAAACTGACCAGCAACCCGGCTGACCGTGCGAAGCTGTACAGCCAGGCGCAGGAGATTTTCTACCAGCAGGCACCGTGGATTGCGCTGGCAAATGGCAAAACGTTTTACGCCACCCGCAGCAACGTGACGGGCTATAGCGTAAGCCTGATGGGCAGTGATTTCTCAAAAACGAAGCTGAACTAA
- a CDS encoding GNAT family N-acetyltransferase, with protein MIVRHASKEDCAAIGEIYNHAVLHTAAIWNDKTVDTDNRIAWFEARTLVGYPVLISEEDGVVTGYASFGDWRAFDGFRHTVEHSVYVHPDHQGKGIGRLLMNALIVEARKIGKHVMVAGIEAQNHASIHLHETLGFVITGQMPQVGTKFGRWLDLTFMQLQLDERSDPDAIS; from the coding sequence ATGATTGTTCGTCATGCCAGCAAAGAAGATTGCGCCGCTATCGGTGAAATATACAACCACGCGGTATTACATACTGCGGCGATCTGGAACGATAAAACCGTCGATACCGATAACCGCATCGCATGGTTTGAAGCACGCACGCTGGTAGGCTACCCGGTGCTGATCAGCGAAGAGGACGGCGTGGTGACGGGTTACGCCTCCTTTGGCGACTGGCGCGCCTTTGATGGTTTTCGCCATACGGTGGAACATTCGGTCTACGTTCACCCGGATCACCAGGGCAAAGGGATTGGCCGCCTGCTGATGAACGCGTTGATCGTCGAAGCCCGTAAGATCGGGAAACATGTCATGGTGGCCGGGATCGAGGCGCAAAACCATGCGTCGATTCATCTGCACGAGACCCTGGGCTTCGTCATCACCGGCCAAATGCCGCAGGTGGGAACCAAGTTTGGCCGCTGGCTGGATTTAACCTTTATGCAGCTGCAGCTTGATGAGCGCAGCGATCCGGACGCTATCTCATGA
- a CDS encoding helix-turn-helix domain-containing protein has protein sequence MNTMTDNMNQRISARIRLERESRGWSLSELADRAGVSRAMIHKIERGDSSPTATLLARLSGAFGISMSTLIARAEMQEGKLLRLANQPVWRDPQTHYLRRHVSPRTDLPIDLVQVELPPRRDVPMPASSYALARQLIWLQSGELVFQEGDTRHEMKAGDCLELGPPNDCRFINETNESCVYLVVRLNQSGS, from the coding sequence ATGAACACTATGACAGACAATATGAATCAACGGATTAGTGCGCGAATTCGCCTTGAGCGCGAGTCGCGCGGGTGGTCATTAAGCGAACTTGCCGATCGGGCGGGGGTTTCACGCGCCATGATCCATAAAATTGAACGTGGAGACAGCAGCCCGACGGCGACGCTGCTCGCACGTTTATCCGGTGCTTTTGGTATCAGCATGTCTACGTTGATTGCGCGGGCAGAAATGCAGGAGGGCAAACTGCTGCGCCTGGCTAACCAGCCCGTCTGGCGCGATCCACAGACGCACTACCTGCGTCGCCATGTATCGCCACGTACCGATCTTCCGATTGACCTTGTGCAGGTAGAGCTTCCGCCACGTCGCGATGTGCCGATGCCCGCCTCATCTTACGCGCTTGCGCGTCAGCTGATCTGGCTGCAGTCCGGTGAACTGGTGTTTCAGGAAGGGGATACCCGCCATGAAATGAAGGCCGGAGATTGTCTGGAGCTGGGGCCGCCGAATGACTGCCGTTTTATTAATGAAACGAATGAATCGTGCGTGTATCTGGTCGTGCGGCTTAACCAGTCTGGCTCGTAA
- a CDS encoding YdcY family protein — MSHLNEVIGRVDAAIEESVIAHMNELLIELSDDSELSREDRYTQQQRLRTAISHHGKQHKEEMEARHEHLTKGGTIL; from the coding sequence ATGTCACATTTAAACGAGGTGATCGGCCGTGTGGATGCCGCCATTGAAGAGAGCGTGATCGCCCACATGAACGAACTGCTGATTGAACTGAGTGATGATAGCGAGCTGAGCCGGGAAGATCGCTACACCCAGCAGCAGCGTCTGCGTACCGCGATTTCGCATCACGGCAAACAGCATAAAGAGGAGATGGAAGCGCGCCACGAGCATTTGACGAAGGGCGGCACCATCCTTTAG
- a CDS encoding SrfA family protein: MAKTLLRSGNLDDFQAVGGGGQAVFESALQIREALRLRKQQAIVDCLAIPQVNDGGDRVDWYSPVDGQVVSWKTADEDARFRALRYLENTVASVESLSKKCLQSPKTAQQLFGSLLSKAFQFPNENFLFLIEGKPVICFWGFVNLNANARDDVLDCLRESLIPEPVVIDDPEPEPEPTPVITFEQADEPLITPVTTVRITEDDLYAPEPAPVIVEPVAEAPAPVVISKKRRVPLWSLPAAAVIVAAIATPLLWPKPAPSAGPAPAPVVITPAPVKTVEKLVMNLPLHQAEVLEPKVKEPAPAPAPVVIAAIPKDAMVMEANQVKAGSTRFLNGTWRAILDVKDPVTGKPPSLRYQIQNNKGTARVVHGDNIICRVDVFSGLHSNGELMIKSRGNARCTDGSRYPMPEVSCKAGTSDVAECSARYDAKTVVPLTFKKAGA; this comes from the coding sequence GTGGCAAAAACACTTTTACGCAGCGGTAATCTGGATGATTTTCAGGCCGTTGGCGGCGGCGGACAGGCCGTGTTTGAATCAGCGTTGCAAATCCGTGAAGCGCTCCGGTTACGCAAACAGCAGGCGATCGTCGATTGTCTGGCCATTCCTCAGGTTAACGACGGCGGCGATCGCGTCGACTGGTATTCTCCCGTCGACGGGCAGGTCGTAAGCTGGAAAACCGCCGATGAAGACGCCCGGTTTCGTGCCCTGCGCTATCTGGAAAATACCGTCGCCAGCGTTGAGTCGCTGAGTAAAAAGTGTCTCCAGTCACCTAAAACCGCGCAGCAGCTGTTTGGTTCCCTGCTTTCAAAAGCATTTCAGTTCCCGAATGAGAACTTCCTGTTTCTGATTGAGGGCAAACCCGTGATTTGCTTCTGGGGGTTTGTGAACCTCAATGCGAATGCACGTGACGACGTACTCGACTGCCTGCGCGAATCACTCATCCCTGAGCCTGTTGTTATTGACGATCCCGAACCAGAGCCGGAACCGACGCCAGTTATCACCTTTGAACAGGCCGATGAACCGCTGATTACGCCCGTGACCACAGTACGCATCACCGAAGATGACCTCTATGCGCCAGAGCCTGCTCCGGTCATTGTTGAGCCTGTGGCAGAAGCGCCAGCACCTGTGGTTATAAGTAAGAAACGTCGCGTACCGCTGTGGTCACTGCCTGCCGCCGCAGTGATCGTCGCCGCCATTGCCACGCCCCTGCTGTGGCCAAAACCGGCACCCTCCGCCGGGCCTGCTCCCGCGCCGGTTGTCATTACCCCTGCACCGGTCAAAACGGTGGAAAAACTGGTGATGAATCTGCCATTGCATCAGGCCGAAGTTCTGGAGCCAAAAGTAAAAGAGCCCGCGCCTGCTCCAGCACCGGTGGTGATTGCTGCGATCCCGAAAGATGCCATGGTGATGGAAGCAAACCAGGTAAAAGCCGGTTCAACCCGTTTCCTTAACGGAACCTGGCGCGCCATCCTTGACGTGAAAGATCCGGTGACCGGCAAGCCGCCGTCACTGCGTTATCAGATCCAGAATAACAAGGGCACTGCCCGCGTGGTTCACGGTGACAATATCATCTGCCGCGTCGATGTATTCTCCGGGCTGCACAGCAACGGTGAGTTGATGATTAAAAGCCGCGGTAATGCACGCTGCACGGACGGTTCACGTTATCCGATGCCGGAGGTCTCCTGCAAAGCAGGCACCAGCGATGTGGCGGAATGTAGCGCACGTTATGATGCCAAAACCGTTGTTCCTTTGACGTTTAAAAAAGCAGGTGCCTGA